CTTCCCAAATAACCGCATCCAAAACATGCCCCACATCCTTTGCCTTTAAAAAGCATACCATTTTGCAACTCTTCGCGCTCTAAATTTAAATCTTTCAATTCTTTTTCATCAGGTGTGTATGCCACCTTACACTCTTTGCAAATGGTGCGCACCAAACGCTGCGATAATACACCAATGATCGATGAAGAGAGCAGGTATGTTTCTACCCCCATTTCTGCTAAACGCACGATCGCAGAAGACGCATCATTGGTATGCAGGGTACTAAACACCAAATGTCCTGTTAAAGAAGCCTGGATGGCAATTTTTGCCGTTTCGGTATCACGAATTTCTCCAATCATGATCACATCAGGATCTTGTCTAAGCAAGGATCTTAGGCCCGTTGAAAAATTGAGTTGTATTTTGGGATTTGTTGCCATTTGAGAAATTCCATCTAAACGATATTCAATAGGATCTTCAATGGTCATGATGTTAATGCTCGTTTGATTGATCTTAGCAAGTGCAGAATAAAGCGAGGTACTTTTCCCGCTTCCCGTAGGACCTGTCACAAGAATAATCCCTTCAGATTTTTCAATCGCCTTTCGAAAGCTTATCTCAATGCTATCTGGCATTTTCAATTCTTTGAGATTTAATAATGTTTTACTCTTGTCCAAAATTCTAAGCACAATGCGTTGCCCATCTGCAACAGGGATCAAAGAAACACGCAAATCAATATCACGTCCGCCCATCACCAAACGAATGCGCCCATCTTGTGGCAGGCGGTGTTGTGCAATATCCAATCTTGCCATCACTTTGAGCCGTGTGAGTAATTGATCTTGAATATCGACAGGTGGCATGGGTTTTGTTTGCAAAACACCATCAATACGAAAGCGCAACTGCAGGCCCTGTTCGCTTGGTTCAAAGTGAATATCGGAGGCTTTTTGTTCAATCGCTTCTTGCAAAATACGATTTAACAGATTGACAACAGGAACCTCATAAGACGTGTCTAAAAGATCAGGCAGAACTTCTTTTTTTTGATCCTGTTTTTCAAAATCTTTGTACACATCCTCTTCTTTTTTAGAAAAGAGCTTTTGCATCAGCTCTTCAAAAAGGTGCTGCTGACAAAAGATAGGCTCTACAGAACATGCAAAAACAAATCCAATCTCATCTAATGCGGCAATATTTTTAGGATCACATGTGAGCACTTGCAGTTTGCCTTGCTTTTCGAAAAGAGGAACACATTGGTGTGTTTTTAAAAACTTATATCCTAGTTTTTGAAAATGGCTCCCAATTTGATTGATAGGAGGCAGTGATTTTAAAACAGGCATATCATATAAAAATGCATAGGCCTCTTTCAAATCTTCTTGCGTGATCATTTTAGAAAGCAGCATGCGTTCTTCTTTTGTGATTGTCCCATTTTGCCAAATGCCGATCTGTTCGTATTGCGTTTTAGAAAGTTTGCCTTGTTGGTATAAGGCTTCGACAATTTTATTGGTGATCTTTTTCATTGCAAAAGTAGTTGCATGCTTTTTTCAAATTGTTTTTGTTTTAAATTTTTTCTTGCACTTTCTAACTGTTGAATAAATTCTGGAACATCGCCCGGACGTTTTTGAAGCTCTTCTTTTTGAATTTTTTTCAGATCATTTATGGGATCATACAAAATACGTGGCGTGATAAAGACAAACATTTCAGTCTCGTTATTTGAAGATTTGATATTTCCAAACAATTTTCCAATCCCAGGAATATCTCCTAAAAAAGGGATTTTTCCTGTATGTTTACTAAAATCTTTTTGACGTAATCCTC
Above is a genomic segment from Chlamydiota bacterium containing:
- the epsE gene encoding Type II secretion system protein E, with protein sequence MKKITNKIVEALYQQGKLSKTQYEQIGIWQNGTITKEERMLLSKMITQEDLKEAYAFLYDMPVLKSLPPINQIGSHFQKLGYKFLKTHQCVPLFEKQGKLQVLTCDPKNIAALDEIGFVFACSVEPIFCQQHLFEELMQKLFSKKEEDVYKDFEKQDQKKEVLPDLLDTSYEVPVVNLLNRILQEAIEQKASDIHFEPSEQGLQLRFRIDGVLQTKPMPPVDIQDQLLTRLKVMARLDIAQHRLPQDGRIRLVMGGRDIDLRVSLIPVADGQRIVLRILDKSKTLLNLKELKMPDSIEISFRKAIEKSEGIILVTGPTGSGKSTSLYSALAKINQTSINIMTIEDPIEYRLDGISQMATNPKIQLNFSTGLRSLLRQDPDVIMIGEIRDTETAKIAIQASLTGHLVFSTLHTNDASSAIVRLAEMGVETYLLSSSIIGVLSQRLVRTICKECKVAYTPDEKELKDLNLEREELQNGMLFKGKGCGACFGCGYLGRRAIFEWVEMTPNIKKQIHISLNADALKQTAKTDGMHFLKEHGAYLVKTGITTIYEVMRVVG